One Deltaproteobacteria bacterium DNA segment encodes these proteins:
- a CDS encoding OmpA family protein gives MNRSVIAFFLLLTLALPVPHAFSSTNQYGETGLLSVASCETIGNGNLCLGLWGNLSKDKDGGKNSLMPASLTFGMSKDLEINISYPSLLFNSDTNNDPRGYTNIGFKQRIFGTNRSSYKLAISGAMLKPQSTDPDKSGKTDYEGKLLLGVRGKYVKLHLNMGYHEADTLTYENETFVNGALDTSFHPRYRLFLEMEWRSGQVPDEDSTMRYTPGFQVYITPYLTFTGGVDFYQSDAFAEQRIIAGISTCGGLGEYIVPVPKPPKPIIAEVEKPKGKPPIPLLPKMITARREEIGVEFRAPVPLAPVPVPAAPEVAGVAALEVPLTGKEEAVLLPPVALPPAVPAGVPSVDVLEPVKPVKGKTMRKFRLPELMFDTNSWTVRPESLQSIGLIARELPEDKESFFLKIEGHTDSIGSAVYNEKLSLQRASAVAEAMIGKYGIPPERVFIEGYGEGKPIAGNETPEGRSLNRRVDVLLVVPNK, from the coding sequence TTGAATAGATCTGTTATAGCCTTTTTCTTATTATTGACCCTTGCGCTGCCGGTTCCCCATGCCTTTTCCTCGACAAACCAATATGGAGAGACGGGGCTTCTTTCCGTAGCTTCTTGTGAAACCATTGGTAACGGGAACCTTTGCCTTGGCCTTTGGGGAAACCTCTCCAAAGATAAAGATGGCGGCAAAAATAGTCTGATGCCTGCCTCTCTGACTTTCGGCATGTCAAAAGACCTCGAAATAAATATTTCTTATCCGAGCCTTCTTTTTAACAGCGATACGAATAATGATCCCAGGGGATACACAAACATAGGATTTAAACAGCGGATTTTTGGCACTAACCGGTCCAGCTATAAGCTCGCTATTTCAGGAGCAATGCTTAAACCGCAATCCACTGATCCCGATAAATCGGGTAAAACGGACTATGAAGGTAAACTCCTTTTGGGGGTGAGAGGAAAGTATGTAAAACTTCATCTGAATATGGGGTATCATGAAGCGGATACATTAACTTACGAAAATGAAACCTTTGTCAATGGCGCACTCGATACTTCATTTCATCCCAGGTACAGGCTCTTCCTGGAAATGGAATGGCGGTCGGGGCAGGTCCCTGATGAAGATAGTACAATGAGATATACACCGGGATTCCAGGTTTATATTACTCCATACCTGACTTTTACAGGTGGAGTAGATTTTTATCAGAGTGATGCTTTTGCCGAGCAGAGGATTATTGCAGGGATTTCTACATGCGGCGGCCTGGGGGAGTACATTGTACCTGTTCCAAAACCACCGAAGCCAATTATTGCAGAAGTTGAAAAACCAAAAGGTAAGCCGCCTATTCCTCTTTTACCAAAAATGATAACTGCCCGACGTGAAGAGATAGGTGTTGAATTCAGGGCGCCTGTTCCTCTTGCCCCCGTACCTGTTCCCGCTGCCCCTGAGGTTGCCGGTGTAGCTGCTCTTGAGGTACCCCTTACGGGGAAAGAGGAAGCGGTCCTGTTGCCTCCTGTCGCTCTGCCTCCTGCTGTTCCTGCCGGAGTGCCCAGTGTTGATGTCCTTGAGCCGGTTAAGCCGGTTAAAGGGAAAACAATGAGGAAGTTCAGACTTCCCGAACTGATGTTTGACACCAATAGCTGGACTGTCAGGCCTGAATCATTGCAATCCATTGGTCTTATTGCCCGTGAATTGCCCGAAGATAAAGAAAGTTTCTTTCTTAAAATTGAGGGACATACAGATAGTATAGGATCTGCCGTATATAATGAAAAGCTTTCACTGCAAAGGGCTTCTGCCGTTGCCGAGGCGATGATCGGTAAGTATGGTATTCCTCCTGAGAGAGTTTTTATTGAGGGCTACGGCGAAGGAAAGCCTATTGCCGGTAATGAAACTCCAGAGGGAAGGAGCCTTAACCGCAGGGTTGATGTTCTCCTTGTTGTCCCCAATAAATAG